Sequence from the Tenrec ecaudatus isolate mTenEca1 chromosome 6, mTenEca1.hap1, whole genome shotgun sequence genome:
ATCCGGTTAGATACTCTGTaacttttttaacagttttattgggatataatccACATATACAATTAAATCGTTCAATCTCATCGAAGGGTTGTGTGGTCACCACCAccgctttagaacattttctactttcttgtatcccttattagctccccatttgcccCGTCTCCCCTGCCAGCCCCCAagaaagactaactctttaccccccccccaacagttttattagcctatagcccacataccatacaattcagtagttcagtccatCACGAAAAGTTACATCAATCAGCTTTGGGACATTTTCTGCATTCTTGTCCTCATTGATAGTAGCTCCCAACCTCCCTGGCCATGCCCCTAAGGGATCATTAGTCCAGATACTGAAACTAActtagtgggagtagaaagcctcatcttttgcccacagagcatctggtggtttcgaactgctgtcctatggttagaagcccaaagcataagcactatgccaccagggctcctggtagaTCTGCAAAGTAGCCTCCTCTGCCTTGAATGCAAATTCTGCTTCTTGAACTGCTCTgccaccttcccttccctcttTTTAAGACTTCCCCTTGaggtcccccacccctccatttcTAGAAAGACTGCACCCTGTCCCTGCCTTCTTTACTGTAGTCATCAAGACTTGCCCCACCCCTTTCCACTTGGTTCCTCCAGCTGAGCCCCCCCCTCACATGGAGTGAGGGCTGGGCTGCTGTGGGGAGCCGCGTTTCACACACCCCTACCCCTTTCTCCACAGTAACCGTGCACCCCCAGTCTAGGCTTATGAACACCCACCCCCAGGCTGTCCTACAGAAAGGATGGAGTATCAAACTCAGCTACCTGTCCCTTGTTGCTCACCcactacaccccacccccacggggGCATCTGGCCCCTTCCTTCCCCAATGGGGCCAGGTCAGAAACCCAAGCCTGAGTCAGTCACCTGCCAAACCCTGTGACTTCTTTGCCTTGCTCCTGGGTCACTTCATTCAATCCGCCCACTTCTCGTTCCTTCTTGTCACCGGGACCACAGAAATCTTCCTACAAAACACATCACATCCCTGCTCCGGAATCTTCTCTGTCAGCTTCCTGTTGTCCTCACACTAAAGTCAGACTGGACAGACACACAAGCCCTCTGCTCTCCAGCCAAGCTGAGCCCCCCTCCAACAAGCTTCTGGGACCAAATGGGACTCTGGAACTGCTCAGAGCCATGGGGAGAGGGTCTGCCACACAGAAAGGGGATGTGAATTCAGATCCCTGGTCTGGGCTGCCCCATCCAAGAGTGGACGTCTGGGAGTGAGGCCCTGGTTCAGGACAGGAAGGGAACTGAGTAGTGAGTGCCTGTGAGGGAGTCTTCAGGTGGGGCCACAGGAAGTGGTGCCGGCTGGGCCCTGGGCACAGAGGGGTTAACTACCAAGCGCATCTCAGCGAGCAGGATCAATGGGTTACTCGCTGCTGCAGAAAGAGAGGCTATAGCCATGCAGAGAGGAGCCAGGCAGAAGAGCATGCCACCTGGGGGAACAGGAGAGGTGCTGGCCAGTGGCTGCTCCTGAGGGCAGCCAGCCCAGCAGAGGAGGGTCCTTAAAGAAAAAGAGCTAAGGAGGAAGAAGCCCTGGACCTGAGGGGAGGGACCACTGCCCCCAGGATCACGCAGGGGCCAGGTGGGGTaccacccctttgggtttcagggACTACAAGTTGGGGGCTTGGGCACCTTCCCTTCCTGCCTTGCCCCTCGTTCATCCCACTGCCCGGAGATCCCAGGTACCTAGGAGCATCCACAGGTAGGTGCTGctgttgggagtggggtggggggtgcggaaGGACACAGCGCACTCATGCACTTGTGTGCTGAGGCACTGTCGTGACAGCATCGGCTCAGCTGTCAGCCCCGGAGCCCAGATGCACGCACCACTCAATGAGCGACGGCCGGCCGTGTCCTCCCTCCCATGTCTCTCCTGTCTGAACTCCCATCTCCTTAGGGGCAGAAGGGCGTCAGAGATCTGTGGGGTTCTCCCACCTGAGCCACTGTGGGGGCTGAGTGGAACTGGGCTGTTGTCTCCAGTCCCTCAGAGATGTCACTTGAGCTTGTGCTCCCAGTTATAACCCATTATCCAAGGGGTTCCCTGGGCCGGAGAAGTCAGGACACGAAGCCAGCTCCTGGGGTTGGGGCTCCCGTCCCTCCATCCACCATGTCCCCACCACACTGCCTATGTCTCTACCTGCCTCACCTAACACCCCAACCCTCGAGCCCTGGGCTTGAGCAGGCCCATCCTACCTGTGCCAGGGGCTCACGCAAAGAGGCTCAGTGATGTCTTTGGACTCGGTTCCTTGTCCCACTACAAATACCTAGTCTGACCCAggcgtggggagaggggggattaGATCCCAGGACTGAATGCCTAGATCTGGCCACTCTGCCCTGAGCCCCCAGCTTCTCTCCAGGTGCCCATCTGGTGGGGAGATGGCTGACGCCCAGAACATCTCGCTGGACAGCACGGGAGCCGTGGGGGCTGTGGCAGCCGTGGCGGTACCTGTGGTCTTCGCCCTCATCTTCCTGCTTGGCACAGTGGGCAATGGGCTGGTGCTGGCCGTGCTGCTGCAGCCCAGCCTGGGAGCCTGGCAGGAGCCTGGCAGCACCACAGACCTGTTCATCCTCAACCTGGCCGTGGCCGACCTCTGCTTCATCCTGTGCTGCGTGCCCTTCCAGGCCGCCATCTACACGCTGGACGCCTGGCTCTTCGGGGCCCTCGTCTGCAAAGCCGTGCACCTGCTCATCTACCTTACCATGTATGCCAGCAGCTTCACCCTGGCAGCCGTCTCGGTGGACAGGTGCGCTGGGCCCCGGGCCTGGCTGGAccaggctggggagggaggtGCTCACTGGGGgccaagaagaggaggaggaggaagaggaggagggtgggaaggcGCAACTCTCTGACCCTACCACCCAGTTACCGGGCACCTGTAGGGTGAGCTTGCCAAGACCATCCTGCCCACTACCCACCTCTGGTGCAAGCTTCCCCAGGGCACCCCTGCCCACCCAtcagcacagggcctggcacatGGTGGGTGAGATGTAAATGAGATGAGTGACATGGGCCAGAAGCAAAtccatttaatgttttattaCGGCCCATGCAGGGCCTGCTTCGTGGACAGCCCATCAGACTTAGTCTGCCTCGCTGAAGCCCTTGGGCCAGTGGCTTCTCTGTGGGCCTCCTTTGACTCGCACGCGTGAAACGTGGTTGTTATGGGAGCAGTGGAGTGGTTGATTTCTACCTCCCAGGGTCCCAGGTGACAGGCCATGGCTGCCACCCACGGTTCTCTAAGCTGTAGGGAgcagataaccaggcctttccGAGCAGAAGCTGGAGTGGGTTACCGCAGTCCACCAAGGCTCCGGTGCATATAAAATCACTTTCTGAAATAACATGTAGCAAGGATCCCGCCCCCTGCTGGGTGCCTGTTGGCTACACCTGCTTTCCCCAGGAAGGGGCCTCCACGATGTAGTGGTTATGTTGGGCTACCTGCAAggcccgcagttcaaaaccaccaccagccgctctgagagggaaagatgaggctttctactcccataacgagttacagccttggaaacccacaggggcagttctaccctgtcctatagggtctcgaaTGGGTCGGCCTctcctcgatggcagggagtgtctCGACTATCCGGGGATTCAGGGAGTATGGCAAGCTCCAATTTTCAGAACCAGAAGCCCAGGCCCACCAGAGTGCCAGGTCCCCACCCGGTGTCagcttggtgggggtggggcggggcaggcGGGCGCCTGGCATCCTGCGCGCGCTGACCCGGCGCCCAAATACAGGTACCTGGCTGTGCGGCACCCGCTGCGCTCGCGGGCCCTGCGCACGCCCCGCAACGCCCGCGCCGCCGTGGGCCTGGTCTGGCTGCTGGCGGCGCTCTTCTCGGCGCCCTACCTTAGCTACTACGGCACGGTGCGCTACGGCGCGCTGGAGCTCTGCGTGCCCGCCTGGGAAGACGCGCGCCGGCGCGCCCTGGACGTGGCCACCTTCGCCGCCGGCTACCTGCTGCCCGTGGCCGTGGTGAGCCTGGCCTACGGCCGCACGCTGCGCTTCCTCTGGGCGGCCGTGGGGCCGgcgggcgcggcggcggcggaggcGCGGCGACGGGCCACGGGCCGCGCGGGCCGCGCCATGCTGGCGGTGGCTGCGCTCTACGCGCTCTGCTGGGGCCCGCACCACGCGCTCATCCTCTGCTTCTGGTTCGGCCGCTTCGCCTTCAGCCCGGCCACCTACGCCTGCCGCCTGGCCTCGCACTGCCTGGCCTACGCCAACTCCTGCCTCAACCCGCTCGTCTACGCGCTCGCCTCGCGCCACTTCCGCGCGCGCTTCCGTCGCCTGTGGCCctgcggccgccgccgccgccgcgcgcgCTGCCCCCCGGCCGCCCGCCGCGCCCGCCGCCGCGTCCGCCCCGCGCCCGCGGGCCCCTCCGGCTGCCCCGGGGACGCCCGGCCACGTGGAGGGCCGGGACGACAGGAGGCCGCGCGCCGCGGAGAGGCTGCACGGGCAGCGTTCGTCCTGGGCCAGGAATAAAACTTGGCTTCCGACACTGCCGGCTGTGCGTCTGTCTGTCCATCCGCCCTGTCCCACCAGTGCGGGATGGGGCCGGGGCACTCCAAGAGGTGCAGCGGCTCGCCCAGCTCCACGGCGGCGATGGCGCATGGCTGAGCTGCGACTCCAACCCAGTGAGCGCTTCTGGGTGATGGAAATAGATCAACCCAGCCAGGCGCGCCCCCCGGGCTCTCCCTAGTCCCGCCTTCCATTAGGCCAGGACCCTGGGGTCTGCGGCACCCACCACCACCGGGGAGCAAGCCCTTCTGCGCTCCAAGTTCTGCCCCAGTGATTAGCAGAGCAAACATGTGTGGATTTAGGCTGCCTGCTGGTTTAGCGGTAGTGATTACCCATTGGGGAATAGGGACACGGGCGGGgcggagatgaggctttctactcccataaggagttaacagtctcaggaaacccgcaggggcagttctgccctgtcctgcagggtccgtgTGAGTATGAATGGACTCCTGCGGCGCGGTGAGGGATGCATCGCAAGAGGCGCcctggtgggagtgggggtaatgaggctgtctgcttccgggGAGATTCACAGCCCCTCAAGCCCTCgcaagagcagttctgctctgccaggtcacgatgagtcagaggcGACTGGAGGGCAGCGGGTATGAGGTGGGTGGCTCTCACACCAGGTCTGAAATCATCCAAGATGCGCCCCACCTGGTAGAGGGTGGAGGGGGCGTGGTTTGAACTTGACCCAAGGTGCACCGGAAAAAGATCTGGCTGACTGTTTCCGGAAACctcacagcctggaaaaccttAGGGGTCCCGTTCCACTGGGCGACTCGAGTCGGAAACCAACCTGAGCGCCCCAAATAGCGAGGATGGGCAACCTCCGAGAGGAGTAGGGGTCAGGAGCCACCCAACCGAGGACTCACGCCCCCTGCGCCTCGCCTCTCTGTTTCCATCCTTCTTGGTTTTTCCTGACTCAGGAAGGCACCAGGCCCTTGGTCCAAACCTGCAGACGCTCCTCACACCTGAGAGTTCTGTTCAGGGACTCGGGCTGCTGGGCACAGGTGGCCTTCCGCTGACCATCAAGTCCACTCTCTGTCCAGTGCTCTTTCGACCATCTGATGCATCAGGCAAAAAACGGAGACTCACTTGAGCCCCAGCTAGCCCAGCTGCTGTGTGgccccctcctttccatcccccACACCGCTGGGGAGTCTATGGCCCTGAAAACCCACTAATTAACCAATAAATCAGTCTCGGCAGTTTCAAAGCCAACCACCTCTGCCCGCCCCTCCCTCCTTCTGTCCACAAGCCAGTAATGTTGATGAGCCCTAGATAGAGGCCTGAGCCCCTGGTTTCCTATCTCCTCTGAGCCCCTCTGGACTGTGGGTGCCCTGGGGAGCTCCATCCGGATGGGAATCAGCCACGAGGTCCTGCATTATTGCCTGCCACCTCCCACAGACCCAGAGGCCAGAGGGGTGGTCCCCCTGCACAGTGGAGGCTGCGTGCCAGACAGGGGACCCACTGGGCACACAGGTCTGGCCTGAAGCTCAGTCTCCTGACGTATGGCGCTCAGGGTGACTTGGAGGAGGAAGCCCGGCCTTCACAGAGCCATCCAAGCCGGAGTCCCAGAGGAGGTGAGATTTACTAAGTATTTTCCCGgagaaaggagccccggtggtgcagtggttaagctttgggctgttaactgcaaggtcagcagttgataaACCACCAGCCGGTCCACGTGAGAAACACGGGGCCTTCCCGCCCATGAATGGTTATGGTTCTTGAAAGCCCACAGGAGTCTGACCACGTGGGtggctgagtttggttttggttttggtgggAAGAACAGGCAGAGAACTTGGCGGAGAGGAGACCCCAGTGGCCTCTTGGTGCTGACGGCAGGCTGGGTGAGGCCAGGGGAGGCCCCCGAGGGTGGGGTGAGAGGGTGAAGGTCtgcttgcttgctctgggaacggCATCCTTAGGGCGAAGGAGGGTGCCATTAAAGGCTTGCCGGAGCTGCGGAGAGCTGCGTACCAGGGAGTAGCCTGGAAACGAGGAGCCCACGTCAGAGACTGCTCTGTGGGCCGAGAGAGGCGAGCCAATGAGGGCCTGGAAATACGTTTTCCCTGGAGGACTGACAGCCTGGGCTTGGCCCCAGACGCTCCTGGGCCTTCTTCCAGGAGCTAATGAAAGGCTCAGAGAAGCAGCTTTCCCTCATTACTTGGTCAGCAAGAATGGTGTGTCTAGTACGGTGGTTCGCAACCTCCCTAACGCCGCgacgctttcatacagttcctcatgttgtggagatccccaaccagaaaatatattttcattgctacttcatcactttgctactgttgtgaatcgggcaacccctatgaaagggtccttGGAccgccaaaggggtcgagacccacaggttgagaaccactggtctattaAGGCAGACCGTGCCGTGGCTACTGTCACACACACGCCCCTCCCCCAGTGCCCAGGAGAATCCGCCCGACCTGCAAAGTCTAGGCTGCGCCTGGGACAGctcggggagggagtgggagtcCTGCAGCCCTCACCTCCTCCTGTGTGTGCCCACCATTGAGGGCTGTCCTCCAGCATTCCCAGTGGAGCACCTCTAGTTCTAAGCACAGGGCTCTTCGGCAGAAAAGAAAGTTCCAGAAGCTCAGGGGATTGTGGGAGCCCAGAGAAGAGACCCTGGTTCAGTTTGGGGACTCAGGTAAGACTCCCTGGCAGGGTGCGCACCTGAGTCCAGTCCTGAAGTCAATCGGGATGAGAGCTGGGCGGGAGGGTGCGGGGCAGGGAAGAGTAGCGCTGCGTGTACAGCACCAGAGTCCGGTCCAGCCTGCTGCCCGAGGAGCTGGGGCAGGACACACAGGAGCGAGGGGTGGGGGCATCAGGCCCCTGAAAACCAGAAGCCAAACTCtgctatgctgactcatagcaaccctatagggcagggcagacctgCTTCTATgcatttcggagactgtaactctttgcaggagtagaaaagcctcatctttctccctcagggatactagtggtttcgaactgctaaccttgtcgtTAACAGGCCAccttgctaccagggctcctgtgtcagGCCTGAAGGAGTCTGCAAATCAGTTCTGAGACTGAGGCTGTCTCTTGTCCCGAGGGAGCTCCCGAGAGGTTTTCTACAAAGGAGTGATGACCAGTTTTGCACCTCAGACACATCTGGCTGCCAGGGCAGGCTGCATGAGGACAGAGCGCGGAGGGAGGCTGGTGTGAAAAGTCGGAGATCCACCAGGACATGTGGACGATGATGGTACGTCTGTTGGGACGGGTCTTGGGGGTGAATGTTGGGGGTGAGGAGGAACATCCCCCAGCTGGCAGtggcatagagggcaattggggGGGCAGTttagcagagaagagggtaggtTGGGAAGAATGGCCTGCGGAATGGTGGGGTGATGGGGTGGGGTTCTGAGCCTCGGCTGGGTGCTGGGATGGGCATGTCCTCTGATTTCGAATTTGCGGATGGAGAAAGGGTGAAAGTAACCTGACCCTGGGGGCTCCCGACCCAGCCCAAAGCCAAGCTGGGCGTTTGGATTCGCGCTGTGATTTCAGATCTGCGATCTCCAGGGGAAgcagtgggaggagatgagcaggaAAGAACAGACGAGGGCTGAGATGGGGAGAAGCTCATTTGTGCAAAGAAAGGGGCTGCAGgcaccacagccctggcagcagcTGCGCCCTGGGGAGGGCCGGGGAGGTGGAGGCCAGGCAGCCACGTTAGGCACCCCCTCCCTCAGCCCGAGGCTGGGAACAGCATCATCTATCAACTGGAGGTGTGCGCCCAGGGAAATAAACACCAATTAACCAGCTCGGCTTCCATGTTAATGAAGAGCAGTTTCACAGGCCTGCTGCCGGGCGCACTGGGCGCCCCCCTGGCTGGATCGGAGTTGGCAcgaggccagagggccaggccaaGCAGGGCTGGACCATTTCTGGTTGCAGGGGACGGAATTGATTAATTGAGGCATCTGCTCGGTGTGCCGCTTCTCtcagtggcgggggtggggggtgaggggggtgagacTGAAGCGCAGGAAGAAGGGCGTGTAAGGCAGAGGAGGAGGCCAGAGATATGAAGTAACTGGAGGTGCCCTCCGCCACACTGCTGGGGTTGGGGAGGGCGCAACCTGGTCACCAGGGGGGCCTGTTGGGTGACACCTCAGAGAGGACCCAGTGCGGGGCCAGAGGCATGGACTCGCCCCACAGCACACCCAAACTTGGTGCCACTGaggcgattccaactcacggtgcccCTGCCGGGcaggggcagaatagaactgccccttgggtttccgagacgaacTCTGTAGGGAGTAGATAGCGCCGCCTCTCTCGAGAAGCGGATGgtcgtttcgaactgctgactccaGGGGGCAGGAGCCCAGGGGCGCTGTGCCTGGGGCCTACTGGCCTGAGGTGGATGGACAGACTCACTTAGGAGGCCAAGGATCA
This genomic interval carries:
- the GALR3 gene encoding galanin receptor type 3 translates to MADAQNISLDSTGAVGAVAAVAVPVVFALIFLLGTVGNGLVLAVLLQPSLGAWQEPGSTTDLFILNLAVADLCFILCCVPFQAAIYTLDAWLFGALVCKAVHLLIYLTMYASSFTLAAVSVDRYLAVRHPLRSRALRTPRNARAAVGLVWLLAALFSAPYLSYYGTVRYGALELCVPAWEDARRRALDVATFAAGYLLPVAVVSLAYGRTLRFLWAAVGPAGAAAAEARRRATGRAGRAMLAVAALYALCWGPHHALILCFWFGRFAFSPATYACRLASHCLAYANSCLNPLVYALASRHFRARFRRLWPCGRRRRRARCPPAARRARRRVRPAPAGPSGCPGDARPRGGPGRQEAARRGEAARAAFVLGQE